One genomic region from Anopheles bellator chromosome 2, idAnoBellAS_SP24_06.2, whole genome shotgun sequence encodes:
- the LOC131207786 gene encoding serine-rich adhesin for platelets-like produces the protein MALDIAVGPITSVGDLLVDGFGLLSPISPVSIGCRSSLKALVSPVGSESSGVSSLDLEDIKKQIPSSPTLSEENEEGATDSASGGGSSSESSSAASTISTTSTRTTSSSSSLDDDVSHSAVDNSDKQQVSRDSALPSSASSSPTAIVNELERARSPSATGPSNLCTKTAKEATPAAKEPIFSLPRHTIYYANRDILDLATNLRSTTSRSGFMLQYADLPQSNNLQFFLENRSQYNRLAPTSYIAEYRMDNCECCTFKFPINADTDLPKSSSSAAPVAPVGTNLMAKLGSGNQLFGPQQQRLKAHQQLQPQAPPAFHANNRFTNNTGMGRDRGTEYNMYQPTMAAHGNNGNSAGLSSRFNSGGYGAAASGSSLSGYYGNGNNGQQNSGNVGGGGNLMNGGPMGMQQQHYGSGSGVGNLKGISSSSNSSLRQQYDLLQQQKQYGNNYSMVGNNSANNNPAVVAAAARLQQHQQQQQSYYKKNQSMRFGNVGSSSTLASNSGAASNWKNAMSNSGPVPDASSMASKLFMELNNIQQQQYYANFL, from the exons ATGGCTCTCGACATTGCAGTTGGGCCGATCACGAGCGTTGGAGACCTCCTGGTGGACGGCTTCGGGTTACTGTCGCCAATCTCGCCCGTCAGCATCGGCTGCCGTAGCAGCCTGAAGGCGCTTGTGTCCCCGGTTGGCAGTGAATCGAGTGGCGTTAGCTCACTGGATTTGGAAGATATAAAG aaacaaataccATCATCGCCAACCCTTTCGGAGGAAAATGAGGAGGGCGCGACCGATTCAGCCTCGGGCGGCGGCTCCTCATCAGAATCATCATCCGCTGCATCGACCATATCGACGACCTCAACCAGAACCAcctcctcatcatcatctttgGACGACGACGTAAGCCATTCGGCGGTGGATAACAGCGACAAGCAACAAGTATCTCGTGACAGCGCACTACCGTCCTCTGCTTCGTCATCGCCGACAGCGATCGTAAACGAACTGGAACGAGCCCGCAGCCCTTCGGCAACGGGTCCGTCGAACCTTTGCACGAAAACTGCAAAGGAAGCCACGCCGGCCGCCAAGGAACCAATCTTCAGCTTGCCACGTCACACGATTTACTACGCCAACCGTGACATTCTCGATCTGGCCACTAATCTACGGTCGACGACCAGTAGGAGCGGCTTCATGTTGCAATACGCCGATCTCCCCCAATCCAACAACCTTCAGTTCTTCCTGGAGAATCGCTCTCAATATAATAGACTGGCACCGACCAGTTACATCGCCGAGTATCGAATGGACAACTGCGAGTGCTGTACTTTCAAGTTCCCAATCAACGCAGACACCGATCTGCCGAAGAGTTCCTCTTCTGCGGCGCCCGTTGCTCCAGTAGGTACCAATCTGATGGCAAAGTTGGGCTCCGGGAATCAATTATTTGGTCCGCAACAACAGCGGCTCAAGGCccatcagcagctgcagccgcAGGCTCCTCCTGCTTTCCATGCCAACAATCgtttcaccaacaacaccggaaTGGGTCGCGATCGTGGCACCGAGTACAACATGTACCAACCCACAATGGCAGCACATGGCAACAATGGCAACAGCGCAGGGCTGTCCTCTCGCTTCAATAGCGGTGGCTACGGTGCAGCAGCTTCAGGATCGTCCTTGTCGGGCTACTACGGTAACGGAAACAACGGTCAACAAAACAGCGGCaacgtcggcggtggtggtaacCTTATGAACGGTGGTCCCATggggatgcagcagcagcattacggtagtggtagtggtgtcGGAAACCTTAAAGGAATCTCTTCCTCGTCCAATTCGTCCCTGCGTCAGCAGTACGATCTGCTGCAGCAACAGAAACAGTACGGCAACAACTATTCGATGGTCGGAAACAATAGTGCCAACAATAATCCGGCTGTtgtggcggcagcggctcgcctccagcaacatcaacagcagcaacaatccTACTACAAAAAGAATCAATCTATGCGCTTCGGAAACGTCGGTTCCTCATCCACGCTCGCGTCGAACAGCGGCGCCGCTTCGAACTGGAAGAACGCAATGTCTAACAgtggcccggttccggatgcCTCGAGTATGGCTTCTAAATTGTTCATGGAGCTGAACAACatacagcagcaacaatacTACGCAAATTTCCTGTAA